Proteins encoded together in one Triticum dicoccoides isolate Atlit2015 ecotype Zavitan chromosome 7B, WEW_v2.0, whole genome shotgun sequence window:
- the LOC119339151 gene encoding uncharacterized protein LOC119339151 — translation MDFAKEVVAQAALSEILGRIFSSLLDGLRLPTDRGARDAHRRRLERLLGSIGSMVEEAEGRHINNHQLLGHLKVLTEGMYRARFALEAADLDDAHDADATDDNGNRRRSLTLLSPFNRAKRSRITSLIWGAGAGAGDNDGGSMQRLAAASEELEELTRDCTREFAGGQPGQTAWESDGPEYLAGVRRIIGDPREGRSLLVFDDAWPVDASAWRELASTTPGAGDCKLIFTCRDADLARDISTAAEPVVLGKAPMEEYWYYFKAFAFGGGADPRDHPRAAVIGREICERLDRTYLDARVLGGLLGANLGDAPFWRRMLAALARCERRPLHVGVLLELLPVNGRRLQSYGYCRSPPDVTVQDVLGGRASGGSDEDGSMTVHLCRETLYMDHWYSITFKKY, via the exons ATGGACTTCGCCAAGGAAGTTGTCGCTCAGGCGGCGCTGTCCGAGATCCTTGGCCGCATCTTCTCGTCCCTGCTAGACGGCCTCCGCCTGCCGACCGACCGTGGCGCCAGGGACGCGCACCGCCGGCGGCTGGAGCGGTTGCTTGGCAGTATCGGCAGTATGGTCGAGGAGGCGGAGGGGCGTCACATCAACAACCACCAGCTGCTCGGCCACCTCAAGGTCCTCACTGAGGGCATGTACCGCGCCCGCTTCGCCCTCGAGGCGGCCGACCTCGACGACGCCCATGACGCCGACGCGACGGACGACAACGGCAACCGGCGCCGCTCGCTCACGCTGCTCTCGCCGTTCAACAGGGCGAAGCGCTCCCGCATCACGAGCCTGATCTGGGGAGCTGGCGCTGGCGCCGGGGACAACGACGGTGGGTCGATGCAGAGGTTGGCGGCTGCCAGCGAAGAGCTGGAGGAGCTGACGCGCGACTGCACGAGGGAGTTC GCCGGAGGCCAGCCGGGGCAGACCGCGTGGGAGAGCGACGGGCCGGAGTACCTCGCCGGCGTGCGCCGCATCATCGGCGACCCGCGGGAAGGCCGATCGCTCCTCGTGTTCGACGACGCCTGGCCGGTCGACGCGTCGGCCTGGCGCGAGCTCGCGTCGACCACCCCGGGCGCGGGCGACTGCAAACTCATCTTCACGTGCCGCGACGCCGACCTCGCCCGGGACATCAGCACGGCGGCGGAGCCGGTGGTGCTGGGCAAGGCCCCGATGGAGGAGTACTGGTACTACTTCAAGGCTTTCGCGTTCGGCGGCGGCGCGGATCCCAGGGACCACCCGCGGGCCGCGGTGATCGGCCGGGAGATCTGCGAGCGGCTCGACCGCACGTACCTCGACGCCAGGGTGCTTGGTGGGCTGCTCGGGGCCAACCTCGGCGACGCCCCGTTCTGGCGCCGCATGCTGGCGGCCCTCGCGCGGTGCGAGCGTCGGCCGCTGCACGTCGGCGTCCTGCTCGAGCTCCTGCCCGTGAACGGCAGGCGGCTGCAGTCGTACGGCTACTGCCGGAGCCCGCCGGATGTCACCGTGCAGGACGTGCTCGGCGGGAGGGCCAGCGGCGGCTCCGATGAGGATGGCTCGATGACCGTCCATCTCTGCAGGGAGACGCTGTACATGGATCACTGGTACAGCATCACTTTCAAGAAGTACTAG